Part of the Triticum aestivum cultivar Chinese Spring chromosome 4D, IWGSC CS RefSeq v2.1, whole genome shotgun sequence genome is shown below.
AGCACCTCCTCTCGATGGATGGATTTTCTGAGCTTTCTAGTTGCAAAATATGCCACAACTTGGAAAAAACAGTGTGGACAAGTAGCTGTGGTACAATATAGATCTTCAGTCGACTAGTACAATATAACGCTTGAGAAAAATGTAGCCCCGCATAATTTTTAAGTACATAGTTTTACCTGAGTGAAACTACGTAGACTGTGATGATGGGATGTTAAAAATGAAATTATTGGAGGAAGCAGTTGATTAAGATGGTTTCTCTGGACAACCAGCTCCCCTGAATGGAGGATTACGTTTGCTGCTATAAAAACATATGAAGATAGTGCCTGCAAAGAGGAGATGCATAAATATACATACCAAAATGGAAAGACATCTCACTAAATGTTCACCTGTTGTCGCATTCCGTGGTCATGAAAAATAGGAACAAGCTGTGCTTCAGCCTGCAAATAATAATCATCAGAAAGGTCAATAATTACAGACAAGGAGATTGTACTGACATCTAAAGAAGTGTGTAATGGTCACACAGATCAACAAGCATTGACATGAAGGAGCTCTCACCAGTGTTGGAAATTTTAAGTAAATAAGTATAGCAAACGTCTCCAAGTACTGCCGGACAGCAGGTAGGTTATTTCTCTGCACAGACAAAAGTGTGTCATTTGACCTTGCACTGCAGTAAAATAGCAATTATGCATGGAAAATAAATTGATCTCTAAATGTTCTAGATCCTTAAGAATTTAAACTCGAGACAGGTTTGATTATATACAATTGCATAAAATAGAAATTATCCATGGAAAATAAATTGATCTCTAAATGTTCTAGATCTCCAAGTAGATATCTAAATGTGCTAAATCCTTAAGAATTTGAACTCTAAAGAGAAAACTAAGACTATTCGACCTGTTTGAAGCAACCTACAGAAAGTCTAGATATATATATTATATACAATTGCATAAAGCAAAAGTGCAAAGCACATAAGATTAAGAATATCCTTACGTAAAGACAGGTGTGAACAGTAGATGTCACTTCCTCAACTATGTCTTCCTCTACATAGTGtgacaaaacacatatcatctgccACACACGAACTTTGCGCCTATGTACCTGATAAGATGGATGTTTCAGAAATATGGCACAAAACAGCAAGGTTTTCGATACAAAGAAACATGCTTACACTGCTGTATTTCTTGTAAAGTTCTTTCGAGAGATCATTGTCATTCACCTGTAGAAACAGAGCAAATACAAAGCATCAGAAATCACTCATTTAAGTAGGACTTCAGAAGTAAGTATGATCGGAAAGTTTGTAACATCAGACAAGTTTCAGAATCTGGTTGTATGTTGTACAGTTGCTAAAGTGGTATTTGACACATCAAAATTCATTGGAAATATGTACAAAGGCATCCAATGACTTCGACACGGTATAACCATACTGGTTATCAAGTAAGAAACAATGACAGCATACAGAAACTTGAGACAGCATTGCATAAGATGGCAAATCCTGGCCCATAGATAGAACTTAAGTCTGAAAACGGTACCGCTGAATCCAGAAGTTTAAGTAAAAATAGTTTGCCACATTGAAGAGCTTCTTCTGTCTCCAATTTGCTCTTTTCTTTGATTTGCTTCCATAGCTGATGAAATAGAGCAGCAACTGAAACACGGGCATACAATTCTGTATTAATGAACACCTGCAATAACATTGGCAACACATTTAAACTGTAAGTTAACTGCTAGGTTGGCGATTTAAAAGAAAGGAAAAGGTTCAAATTATTTCACGCCATTAGTACTATAACAGTTAAGAAATGAACAACAGTTGAGAAAAGCACAGTAATTATACTGATTAACTTATGAAGGTAATATATGTATGTCTTGTACCCCAGGTTTCAAGGTTTACCTCTGTGAATTCACAGTCTGGACTTTGCGCTAGCATGGAAACTTCAAATCTTGCCTCGTGATTTTCAGACAGTTCAGCTTCAAAATCTTCATCGAATGCCACTATTTTAAGTTGTAAAGAAAGTTAGAATATACAACAGCATATCACCAGGCCTTATTACAAAGGcacgagcgggaagaagaagacgAACTTAAAAAAAACTACTAGAAAATATATTGTATAACATACCAGATCCATATAATGCTAATAGCTTAAGTTCCTCCATGTAAAATCTAAGAGTTTGGGGGTACATCAACCATAGACCACTCAGGTGCAAAGCTGCCAGGCGAATAGTTCGAGGACTCTTTGAGCCTTCATTAAGAAGAGTCTCGACAAACTGGAAACCAAAAAAAGAGTTACAGTGGTACATCACGCCTTATGAGTTATAACATGCAaaaaagtagtactaaaaagaacaACGTAATTATCCATTGACAAATTACATAAAGATCTAATGTAATCTTTGTTACAGAACAGAACAAGGCCAAGCTGGGGAACAGGTGAAATTGAGGTGATGAAATTTGTTGACCACCACTTCTGTTACAAAGCATTCTGGTGTTCTCCTGATTCCCTCTAGCACAGGCCAGGCTTTGCAGTCGTTAGGTTTCATTTAGCCATTCATAAAATATATAACAAGAATCATATGAAGAGAAGGCTTGCCAGTGAAAAATAACTAAAAGCGTGCCTAAGTATTATACACAGGTCACGCATAACAAAACAGTGCTACTTTAGCAGAACAGGCAACGAAAAGacacacagcagcagcagcagcagcaagtagGCATTTTTATTTCTGCGAGCCCCTAATTAAAGAACAAGAATATACTGTCAAGGCCTCCTCTATAGTTTTCAGCGGGGGGGGAAAGGAACAAAAAGAATGCGTTAAGTAAAAAGAGAGTGACGTAATGCAGAACGCATGTCAGAACTGACCCATTTCAAAGGTCCTGGCCCTTTTTCATTTGTCTGGTGCATTTCCAAATTGGGAAAGATTGATGGGTGCAATATTGCGGACAGCAGTGCAGCAATTGGTGCGACCCTGCGTTTATTGCAGCTAAGGTGCAAGAGCCAGGAAGACTTTACCAATTGCATCATCATCTGCAGCAAATAAACATGGGGTATCAATGCCATAAAAACAAGCAGAAGTTGCCAAAAGAAAACTTGCCCCATACATCCAAAATTCTATGGCGTTTCACATTTTAAAACTCGAGCTGTCAAACATTCCAACTTCCTAACTTTGACTGTTGATATGTTAAAAACTATTAAGATTGTTCATGAAAATATGGTACCACTGGGTGTGATGCATAAAGCCAACCAAAAAAAACATGTGGATAACTTCTAGTGTAAGCAGCAAGGGTTTAGACATTAAATAGCTATAGTTGCACAAAAAGGAAAAGGCACCACAAATAGTACCTCATAACTGATGCCCAGAGAGGATAAATTTTGGCGACTCCTATTTAAGTGTATAAGCCCCAAAACAGACCTCACGCATCTAAGGATGGATACAACAGAATTCTCGCCAGCATTTTCAAGACTGCAAGGATTAAAAATAAATAAGTGAAATAGAAATGAAAAGATACATAAATAAGTGCCTCAGAAAATAAGTTGAAGTATTTACAGAAAACAATATAAAAAGAAACAAAGCAAAATATAACCATGTTCAGACTTTAAACATAACACCAGTATCTATTAGAAAAAGGCCAACTGAATGCTATTATGCACTCCTTTAGATAACTTGGGTACTGAATAAGTAAAGAAGTGCTATAAATATTCATGAAATTAGACTCGGGAAACAAGTACTGAAAATGTTGCAACTATCAACCATGCTATAGGTAAAGAAGTAGTGAGTATGGTTTTGAACATTTCCACAGGCAATACTCCCATGATTGTTTACCAACTATACATAAAGAATAAAGAAGCTGCAAAGGAATGTTATACTCGCCTTTCAATAATATCAATAAAGATGGACTGGAGGGTTGAATCTGAATAAAAGGAACCTGATGTCTTCATCTGAGATTCATTCTCATCACAGCAGCTAGAAATGGATAAAAGGGAGTCTACACAAAGCCACTAAATCAAAATCAATAATTAGGAGTTGTTTGACTAATGTAGTTTCTACAGAACTGAGCCATGCACATTACAAAGGGAAGCAAGAGCTATTCTCACCTTCCAACACATTAAAACAGCTCGTCTGCTTCGTGTTAGGACTCCATTTGTAAGGAGATTGTTTATATTACCAAGAAAAGTGGTCGCCAGAAGATCCAATGATAATATGATGGTTTGGTTTGTTTGCTTTGTTTCCATGAAATCCAGAAACTGAGAAAAGGGAGCAGTAGATAGAGCTGCTAGAACATAAGCTAGAGCTTCATAAGCTGCCAAGTGAAGTTCAGCTCCAATCTTGTCAAGGAGAAAAGCATTAATCAGGCATAAAAACTTACATAGAGAAACTGCAAGACACTGAGGAATAAATATTCAGCCAAACATTAAAAAAGCAACCAACCTCAGTGGCATAAGTACAATGCTGGATCACTTCCCAACAGAATTCCCAGAGGAATGAAAATGCTGAATGAAAAGAAACATCAGAGGTGTAGTGGTTACACCATGAGACAACAGAACTAACACACCTCATAGACCAAATCTGTGAAATGTTACAATAGAAGTTAGCAAAGTTATATGATTAAATGGTGGGCACTTTAAAGCGAAGGTAAATGTGGTACCCTGAGCCTCTAACAGGAGATCTAGCCACCCCTATATTACTTTTTCCAGAATACAGGcatgggggggagggggggaatTATCAACAGTTGTAATATTATTGCATGGTTCATACAGAGAAGATGAACGCAGTTTCTGATCAAATGAGCTATTGAAGAATATACACACCACAGTTGCAACTTGCAAGAGTTAAGTTTGACGACATTAGCATGGTTCAAAAGAACAGTACAAGAAAAATGTGTGTTTGATTAGCACAGTGACATGGTAATCCCCTGTCAAATCAGCAAATTCTATTATATCCCTGCAAAGAAATCTTTGTATCTTATTTGCTGCATAAGGTAACACTATCTCTGGAAGACAACATGAAACATGCTAGATGGGGCCTTTTACAAGCAATAAATATAACCGGCCAGATAGCTAAATGCTATAATCTCAACTAAAATTATTAGGAAGGGACGTACACACTGCAACACTGAAGAGGTTATAGAAGTAGCTAAACGACGCTGACTCGGACCTCCAAGCCTTCCTTTAATAGAACATGGTAAATCCATGTTGTCTGTATTTTTTAACCAGAAAACTGAGCAAGATTGCTTGCTGAAGGCCACCATATTTTCCTACAGTAAGACACAGGAAAGATAATATAAATAAAGGCCATTATAGAAAGAGTCAGCAGTTACATTTTATAGAAAAACAGGTTACCAGAACTGAAAGCAATGATTTTTCAAACATCTGAGTGAGAGCACGGTGCTCTAATCCATTTGTCGTATCTGAACCTCCACCGGCGATGGCGTTATTTTGGTGAACAAGCTTTTTCTGTCTAACTTCAAGCTCCTCGATCAAGCATATAATGATGATAAAAAACTTCACGTCAGCACATTTTCTCGTTGAAGAATGTTCAGAAAGCTTGTTACCACATTTCTCCAGGAACTGCAAAAAAAGGGGAACAAAAGTTAATTTCAATTACACAAGAGGAAAAACATAACTTCAATGCAGAAGTAAGTATCATGGGCTACTGATAGGCGACAGACCAGACCAGCTATACATTCAGCTTCCAGAAATGACATAATACAGATACCCAAAAAGAACCTATTTGCTCCATAGCAATGTATGCTTTCTAGAGACATAAAAGCAGGCGACAAGCCAAATATACCGTAAATATTTGCTTGAAATGATGTTCCTCTGAGGTTACAAGAAGAAGGGTCCTAGCCCACCTCCGTGCTTCAGCTTCCCATGCACCCACATCCTCGTCATCATATAAATACGACCCCTCTATGCCTGTGTGCTTCATGAAGGTGGTCGGGAAATCAATAAGCTCATCCAACAAAGTGTTCCTCTCAGAACATTCTTTTTTCTGAAGAAGCCATTTCTGGACTGTACCCCTCAGTGGTCCTACAATGAAAACGCGATGCGAAACAAAGAATAAGATGATAATAGAAGCAAATATAACTGTTTAGTTATCCTCAACGGATTATAATTTCAAAGCAGATGCTGCAGACAAACAGTTTGCCATTTTTGTATTTTGTATGTACCTACCAGTAGAATCAGTACACTCTCGAGGTATTGTAGAAATGAAATTAAAAAGCTGATTGAGTGGAATTTCAGCTGCACTTGTCAACGATGCTACGGCTTTGATAACCTGTTCACAAACTGCATTTGACTTCAAGTTAACAATTTGATAATGCATTGCTTAACACTACTTCCAAATTTCTTCCAGTAGAAAGATTTCCAACCTTTTAGGCGATACTTTGGATTAAAGTGGTGTTTACTCCTCTCACTAAGAATCCATAAGGCATCTAAAAAATCCACAGTATTGACTGCTATAGATGTATCTCCGTTGCATTTGGCCAATTCGTTTACAGCAGACCCACATGGTAAGTCATGTGTATCTGACTGACAAGCGCATGACGCAATACAGAATGCAAGAGTCATTAGTCCTGGTCGGCCAAATGAATCTTGTTTAGCAGCAGATGCCAGACTCCAAACCAGATGTAAACGCTCACtgacaaataaaagaaagagaaaaataagGTTTCAGAAGGACACTGCCAGAAGCCAGTGAAACTATTGAAAACAAACTAAACTAAAGTTATGTGTAGCATTTGGTCACGCAATAACACAGATAGTCCCATTTGATATAGTAACAAGTTCAGATAGGTCACAATATGATTCAACATATGTGAATCCTTGCAGATGTAGCATTTAAGCATAAGCTCTATCTAATTATGTTGCCCGAACTATACTGCACATATGTATATTGAGTACACAGTAACCTTTCAACCAAACAAATACACAATACTGCAAAAGTCAAGTTtaatgctccctccgttccaaaataagtgtctcaactttagtaccaAACAAATACACAATACTGCAAAAGTCAAGTTtaatgctccctccgttccaaaataagtgtctcaactttagtacaaagttgagacacttattttgggacggagagagtactcATTATGATACATGTTGGCACCCTTCAATTAATGTAAAAGTTAAACTATAACAGAAAGTGTTGCACAAGTAAACTCATTTACAGAGTCCAAATTATCAGCTCTCATATATACAATAAGAGAAAGTACGACAAATCCTGAAACAGGCACAAAGGGCAGTAGTTATCCGAGAAGTAGTACCGTATCGTCAATTTCCGGGCATAATTGCTGAAAAACCTCTCTGCACCTTTTATGGCTTCTGAATTATAGACACCACCGACACCTACAAATAATTTAAGCATACAGCTCAGCTCAGCATGAATGATCTGTTGAACAGTGTGCCATAAGAAAGCAAATATGCCATAAAAAAAAATCTGATAAGCATCATGGATCACTAAACAAGGCATGTGGGATGTATTGCAATGCAAACAGTGAAATGTAAAATAATTTCCCAAGGACAAAATCCATAACTAAGAAGAGAGGAACTAATCACATGCAATCAAGTTACCCAAAATGCTAACAAAATTTTAATCCAAATCTGCTGCAAAGGAAAACATAAACAAAGAAATGCTTCTTCAATGATTTTATCTATTTCGTTCAAAAAATTGTACTTCCGTATCTAAGGAGGTCCCTGAAAATTTACCAAGAGGTAAACTGCACTGTAAAGTGCAAAGTAAAGCACATATTTGAATTCAACAGAATAACTATTGAATGAAGTGAAAAACAAATGAACTAACCAAAATCCTTATGATGAACTACATCGTTCAAACCACGTATGAGAGGGCCAAGAACAAAGCCTCTAGGGACCATTTGGGCGTAGCCTTTGTAACGTTCCCATTCAATATCCAAAAAGGATTGCATTACGAGGCACCGCACTGCAAAGGGCATTCATAAAAGCAGATTAAGCAACATTCTAAACATATATGCCATGTACATATCAGTGCTGACCTTGAGGATTATCCTGAGTAAACCCACGCTCCCACAGTACCGTCATCCAGTTGAAAATTCCTTCCACGGATTCCATCTGAGCATGAAAAGCTCTGTATGATGTGTGATTCAAATAGTCACTCTGTGGGGTAGACTCAAACAATAACAGTACCTGAGCATTATTTTTAAACATGTTAGGCAGTTGAAGCAAAGAAGTGTGTAGTAATTGATTAATCTATTGTCGTGTTGTCACTAGTACTGACTACTGAGTGAAAATTAGCTACCTATAAGATTTAACAGATATTAAATTAAGTATCGCAGGCAATTAACATATCTTGCTGTGAATAGTTTGATAAGAGAAACATGCAGAAAGGAACTAACCTGGTGTGTCCAGGCTGCCTCAACCAAATGTGTCCCAAACTCCTGGAGCATCTCATAGAGTAACAGAAAGACCTTCCATCGGTCTTGACCACTTGAACATTGTTCATCTGATTGCTTGATTTCTTCAACACCTAGGGACTTGGCCTCTTTGTTAGCCCACCTTTCTTTTTTTGTCACAGCGGCATTTGATTTGTCTTGACCAGGCAAAGCAGCTGGGCTCCTGCCAGAGCATCGCTGGCTCCCATCATTTCCAAAAGAAAATATGCTTAGCGATGTTTTCAAGACGTAAAAGGCCTGCTTCCTTACTGAAGAATCCTTGTCAACCTGGTGTGTAGGGAGAATCAAGTGTGTTACCCCCCATGTGAAACTTGACAGCGTAGATCCAAATTTTGGTACAAATAGCAATGtaattaactactccctccgtcccaccaATAAGACGTTTTTCCAAgctgttttagcttgcaaaaacgtcttatattgtgggatggagggagtaaatgGCTTACCAGCCCCCTGCGTAGTTCATCCCAAAATTCAGCGACATTCCTTAGATCAAAGTTCTGGACCTCGTCAGCTCCTGGGATAGCACCCTGATGTCCCGATTTCAACACCGAGAAGTACAGAGAGAGTATATCGTACGCATCCAACCGCTCAGGGCGGCCAAGAGAGAACAGAGAGACACAGGAGTtccaaatggactccaagaaaccAGACCTGCGTGCAGGGGAACGGTTAGCGTGAGCAAAcaattcaaattaacaagttcccaCAGCACTGGAAAGAAGGCCAACCTAGATAGCTTAAGCTGGACCGCACCGAACTCGACGGTGACGCAAGAAACATCTGCTAGTGAAGTCAGCACAGGCTGCAGGAGGGCCCGGGTGGCGCAGGACCGATACTCTTGGCAGAGGTCAAACATCTTGAGCACCAGCCTAGACATGTCCCAGGTCAAATTCCGCACCAATGCATCAAGCGAAGCGTCGGCGCCCTCCTCATGGGCCTCCCTTCTCCTCTTCAGCGCGTCTCCCAGCAACGACGCCAGGAGCGCGGTGGCCCTGGAGAGCGGCAGCAGCCCTGCCTCCCCTGACAGCCCATCATCCGGGGCGACAGCATCCCAGTGGTAGCAGTACACAATGGAGTCGTCACCGTCATACTGGTGGGTGGTGGGCAAAGCCATCGCAGCAGCGCAGGACCGGACGCAGAAGGGCAGGACGGTGGCTCCGAGCAGGTCCCAGGACCGGGCGCGGGAGACGGCGTCGCACATGAGCGCGGCCGCCTGCTGCTGGAGCCGGCTGGGCTGGGCGTCCTCCCGGCGGAGGAGCGGCAGGAAGACCCTCCAGAGCAGCGTGCGCAGGGCGTCCCTGGGGTCGTCGCCGAGGCGGGGGAGCAGATGGCAGAGCGCGGCGGCGTGGGAGAGGGCGGCGGCATGGCCGTGGCCGCCGTCCTGCACCTGCAAGGAAGACGGGGAAGAGAGCTGAGTGGAAGCTTGTGGGGACGGAAGACAGAGACGCTGGGGGAAGTGAGCGGTACCTTGGGGAAAGAGTCGAGGAGCGAGAGGAAGAGCtcggagggcgaggcggaggagggggaggaggaggcgaggacgcagtcgacgacggcggcgacggcctCTGGCGGGACGGCGCGGAAGCAGCTCTCGAGGGCGGCGAGCGCCATGGCGggtgggtggtggcggcgccggCCGGAGGGAAGGGAGAAACCAAACCAAAAGCGGTGGTTTTGGAGAGTTTGGGCCGGGCCGGGAAAATCGGCTGCTCTACTGTCGTGCTGCTTCCGGTCACAAACACCTCTTTCCCTAAATTTGCCTAAAACAAACTTCTTTCCCTAAAAAGACACCTTTTCTCTTAAAAATACTAAAGAAATATAATAACGTCTAAATCATTACT
Proteins encoded:
- the LOC123099174 gene encoding uncharacterized protein, with the translated sequence MALAALESCFRAVPPEAVAAVVDCVLASSSPSSASPSELFLSLLDSFPKVQDGGHGHAAALSHAAALCHLLPRLGDDPRDALRTLLWRVFLPLLRREDAQPSRLQQQAAALMCDAVSRARSWDLLGATVLPFCVRSCAAAMALPTTHQYDGDDSIVYCYHWDAVAPDDGLSGEAGLLPLSRATALLASLLGDALKRRREAHEEGADASLDALVRNLTWDMSRLVLKMFDLCQEYRSCATRALLQPVLTSLADVSCVTVEFGAVQLKLSRSGFLESIWNSCVSLFSLGRPERLDAYDILSLYFSVLKSGHQGAIPGADEVQNFDLRNVAEFWDELRRGLVDKDSSVRKQAFYVLKTSLSIFSFGNDGSQRCSGRSPAALPGQDKSNAAVTKKERWANKEAKSLGVEEIKQSDEQCSSGQDRWKVFLLLYEMLQEFGTHLVEAAWTHQVLLLFESTPQSDYLNHTSYRAFHAQMESVEGIFNWMTVLWERGFTQDNPQVRCLVMQSFLDIEWERYKGYAQMVPRGFVLGPLIRGLNDVVHHKDFGVGGVYNSEAIKGAERFFSNYARKLTIRERLHLVWSLASAAKQDSFGRPGLMTLAFCIASCACQSDTHDLPCGSAVNELAKCNGDTSIAVNTVDFLDALWILSERSKHHFNPKYRLKVCEQVIKAVASLTSAAEIPLNQLFNFISTIPRECTDSTGPLRGTVQKWLLQKKECSERNTLLDELIDFPTTFMKHTGIEGSYLYDDEDVGAWEAEARRWARTLLLVTSEEHHFKQIFTFLEKCGNKLSEHSSTRKCADVKFFIIIICLIEELEVRQKKLVHQNNAIAGGGSDTTNGLEHRALTQMFEKSLLSVLENMVAFSKQSCSVFWLKNTDNMDLPCSIKGRLGGPSQRRLATSITSSVLQCIWSMRCVSSVVSWCNHYTSDVSFHSAFSFLWEFCWEVIQHCTYATEIGAELHLAAYEALAYVLAALSTAPFSQFLDFMETKQTNQTIILSLDLLATTFLGNINNLLTNGVLTRSRRAVLMCWKWLCVDSLLSISSCCDENESQMKTSGSFYSDSTLQSIFIDIIESLENAGENSVVSILRCVRSVLGLIHLNRSRQNLSSLGISYEMMMQLVKSSWLLHLSCNKRRVAPIAALLSAILHPSIFPNLEMHQTNEKGPGPLKWFVETLLNEGSKSPRTIRLAALHLSGLWLMYPQTLRFYMEELKLLALYGSVAFDEDFEAELSENHEARFEVSMLAQSPDCEFTEVFINTELYARVSVAALFHQLWKQIKEKSKLETEEALQCGKLFLLKLLDSAVNDNDLSKELYKKYSSVHRRKVRVWQMICVLSHYVEEDIVEEVTSTVHTCLYRNNLPAVRQYLETFAILIYLKFPTLAEAQLVPIFHDHGMRQQALSSYVFIAANVILHSGELVVQRNHLNQLLPPIISFLTSHHHSLRSFTQLLVHTVFSKLWHILQLESSENPSIERRCFQDLKKYLAENTDCARLRVSIEGFLDVFDPDISGTPPGIFTARIESSGFECVPVSVLERVNNFLNDVREELRHSMIKDSATIKNEGLAVSKHEEGTEEKIVASQDFQKKIIPHRDSEQAASSNGAVMGNNDISRLLFEMEEDDDTFNLAVESRKEAAETVRQSRQDLIVVASLVERIPNLAGLTRTCEIFRAGGLAVGDMGVVQDKQFRLISVTAEKWVPMVEVPAESVRAFLQRKRAEGYTVVGLEQTANSVALDEFVFPAKTVVVLGREKEGIPVDIIQEAVDVCVEIPQLGVVRSLNVHVSAAIAIWDYTRQQRSRSSSSR